TGCTTGCAGCGTTTGCTTTCTACCTTCTCTGATAGTTCTCCATCACTCTCACTTgataagcacctactgtgtgcaaagcCTGGGGTTGTTCCCACTGGAGCTGTGAGGACTCTCCCTGTGTGGGCTTGGCCCAGCCTCCACATCCTGTCTGGGCTAGATTTTTCTCCACTTCTTTTCTTGTGTTAGGAAACTGGTGTCGCAAAAAAGTGACATCGTTTCCCTTCAGCTTCATATCCAGCAGCTGAGCATGGATCTGATCTCGGGTCCATCTGATCTCGTGCAGGTCTGGGCCTTGATGCCATGTGCGCAGGGCCCAGGCTTACCATGCACAGAGGGTCTGGGGCAGTGGCTGCCCAGTGGGCCCCCTGGGCAGGGACCACCATCCTGTTGTCACCATCTGGGAGTGAACAACTCCACCAGCTTCCTGGAGCAGGGCGCCAGGTAGCAGGCCAGTCCCTCCTGCCGAGGACCGCGGGGGAAAGGTGACGCAAAGATGGAAAACCAGACCACAGCACAGCGATTTGAAGGAATCGGACAGCTGGCAAAGTAGACGAGACCTGACAGGACAAGACCCGGGGGAAAAGGCTCCAGAAACGAGGCAGAGGAGCCGCTGATTCCAGCAGACGTGACTGAACGGCTGCTCAAGGCGTCTATGGCTGCTCTGGGTTCGGGATGCAAGAGGCAGGAAGATCCTGCGGCCTGGGCCCGCGTCCTCAGAGCgccgcccccagagcaggagacgtggagaggggtgggcaggggctgtGGCCTGGTGCCCCCCCCAAACACGGCAAGAGACTCCCAAGCCAAACAGCCACAAACGGAGTCTGGCAGCGCGCCCGGAGGACGCACGGCCCCGGAGGACGCACGGCCTGGGCCTGTAGGGCTTCTTCCAGAAACAGCGGGTCTGTGCGGCGTCTGAAATCAGCAGGTGCGACCGACCCcattaaaaaggagagagagaagtcaCGGCCGTCCCCGTTAATGAGGGAGGGACAATAAAGTTCAGCGGCATCCGTGACAGATCTCCACACGGACTCAGGGCAGACGTCGCTTTTGTAGTGAGACGAGGAGGAGGCTTGTTCCCACCGCCAGCGTCGCACAGACAGAAGGAGGAAGAATTGGAAAAGGAGGACGAAACTGTCCTCGGTCACAGATGACGTGGTTACGTGTGGAGGATTTCCGAAACAACCCACAGGAAATTACTAGGATTAGTAAGTCCGCATGGCTGCCAAATAGAAGATCAACATACAGGACTCAGTTGCTTTCTGTATAGAAATAGAACATTGGTGTATTTCGtataaaaattaagtagaaactggtatttttaaaatgagttcttCACAGTAATATCAGGTGTAACCTGTTGTACGAGGTAATCAAGCTTCATGATGAAGCACAAGCAGTAAGACAGCTCTGGCTCCAGGACAGACAGACCGCCAGGGTGCCCGGGGCAGCCAGAGCGCAGGGCAGGAGCGCGGCTGGGGCGGTTGGATTCGCACAGGGAGGGTGGTGAAGCCTGGTCCCTGCTTCATATGATGCACACAGTGTCCACCCCAGATGGACACACAGACATCAGAGATTGGAGCCGTGGTACCCAGGTGAGGGGAGACTTTAAAAGGATTGCTCAAAGGAGAAGACCCATGGACTAAACTGTGTTATGGTTTCTATTAATCAAAAGTCATCGTTAAGAGtaaagagaacacacacacacacacacccccacccccacacccacacacccccacacacccacccaccaatGAGAAGTTACAAGCTGGGCAAGAGGCTGGAGCAAGCACCACACAGAAAAGGACGTTCAGGCGACCAAGAAACAGAGCAAGCTCTCAGcttcatttaaggaaaaaaagaaacagagcaaGCTCTCAGCTTCATTAAAGGAAAAACAATTATAATTAAGGAAAATGCCAATTAAAGCTAAAGGGAGCCGCCATGATCCAGGCGCCAGACCTGCCCGATCAGGAAGAGAGCGCACACTAGTCGGGCGAGGACCCCTCTTGGTGGGCCGCAGAGTGCTGGGGTGCGCCCCTGGGGAGAACAGCTCTGCGATCTTTAAAGACCTAATGTCCACGCCCTGGGTGAGTCCCTTCTTGAACACATGCCCGACAGAAGCGGGAGCCGGACCAGAGGAGTAGAGGTGACACCACCCTTGCCTCCTTCAGGTCTCAGGTGGGACGTTGTCCCGTGTTGAAGACCCGGAGGCCCTGGACAGGAAACAATCTGGATGAAGCCAGAAACGTGTTGGATTCACAAAGCTGATGGAGAGGCAGATGTACCGTACGAGTCCGTGCATAAATAATATTCAGAACACAGGCAGGACCCAGGGACTGTATTTGGGACGCGTTCTTTGGTGGTGAAACCTGGGAAAGAAGTGGTTGGCTCTGGGGCGGCAGCAGGAGTGCACGGCCTCTGTGTCTTCTGAGGCACAAGGAGGCCAGGGGCCAGGGCGGGGGTCGGAGCCTGGCGGGCAACTCCCAGGCTGATGACGCCTCCCGTGCGTCCAGAGGACGGGTGTCCTGACCCAGCTACAGGGAGCTGGTGCAGGCGGCCCGTGGGATGGTTAGAATTTTAAAGGAAGGTGCGGGAAGgcctcttctttctctccaacCTCCCGAAGCCAGACACCCCCGGAACCAGCCCCTCTCTGGCCCATGAGCCCGTGTGGTGCGTACTTGACTCTGACCGCCCTCCTCAGGAGGATCCCAGGAGCAGGCCCTCTGGCCAGGTCACAGCTGTGGCCCCATCCTGGCTTTGTGGAGGGGCGTCCGGCCGAGCTCAGGGCCTGGCCAGCAGGTTCTGCTCCCCTACCTCCCCGCCTGCCCCTCTGGCCCCTGGTCCAGCCCGGCCCTCCGTCAGGCCTGCCTGAGGGCTTTGAGCACCACTGCCCTGTCCTCTGCCCGCACCTTCTCCGGTCTCCCCTCGCACTGACCTGGCCTTATCCTCCCCAGGGCCGCAGATCGTGCTCAGCGTGTACGGGCCGGACGTGTTCGGGAACGATGTGGTCCGAGGCTATGGGGCAGTGCACGTGCCCTTCTCTCCTGGCCGGTAGGTCCTCACTCTGTCTGGTCCCTGGGCCACAGCCCATCCCTCGCTGGGCAGTGCTGGCTCAGGACCTGGGCCCCTCAGCTGGCTCTTCCCAAGACAGACTTCACCTCAGGCTGGGAGTGTGGGGGGCCCCCCAGGAGAGGGGCACAGCCCATAGCTGGGGGACGCCCACATCGGGAGACTGATGCTGTCGCTAGACACCAGGTGGGGTGTAGGGTGTCCAGGCAGAGTTCCCGGGAAGTCGGGGTCAAGGGTTCAGACTCTCGTTTCTCCCCTCCGTGTCCTGCCAGCCCTAACTGAGGCCCCTCTGTGCCCGCTCTGGCGGCCTGAGGACACAGATGTGCCAGACACGTGTGACCACGTGGGCCAGATGGAGAGATGCACTCTCTCCTGTTAATCGCGGTGACAGGGTAGAGGCACAGCGTGTTCTGGGGCACAGGGTcagctgaccttggggaggaggcCTTTGTCAGAGAAGGTGAAGGGAGGAGGGGCGAGCTGAGCGCTCCGAGTGGCTGAAACGGGAAGTGCAGGGCGCGAGGGGCAGGGCCCGGCTGGGAGGACGGGACTGGATGGGGCCGGTGACCACAGCCCTGAGAGGTCCAGGTTGTCCTGGGGGAGGGCGTCCAGGCTGGGCCTGGAAGGTGGCAGCGCACCTGGAGAGTGGAGAAGCGCAGGCTCTCTGAGGGGCACCGCTGAGCTGGGACTGGTTTCTGCAACCCTCAGCGTCCTCCCGACCCTTGAGAAGAAACCAGGCTCTCCCGAGACTCAGTTCTGCGGGCGGGGCCCGGGCCTTCTGGTCCATCAGGCTCCCCCAGTGCTCAGTGCCCAGCCGGGCACAGCGGGCCGCGCTGGGGGCCTGGGCTCTGGCCCGCTGCTGCCCGCTCTGAGCCTCCTGCTTGCCGGAGGCTCGGGAAGTTCCCCCACTTTCTGTCACTCAGCACAGCTGTCTGCGAAAACGTCTGTTCCAGGCACAAAAGGACCGTCCCCATGTTCGTCCCCGAATCTACATCCAAACTGCAGAAGTTCACCAGGTGAGCTGTCTGGACGGCCCCCGGCCCCTCCTCCTGGCCTAGGAGTGGGGCTGCTCCGTCCTTCTGGGCAAATGGATGCAGGACCCGTGGGGTTGCTAAGGGTCCCTGGGCCCCTTCGGCCACTGTTCCAGCAGCAGAAGACCCTGCACCTTAACTCTGTGCCGGGTTAAGCGCCTGCGTCAGATGGGAATATGCTCGAGACCTGAGGTGACACCGGGAGGATAGGGTACCAGAGGACACAGCCCGCGGAGCCACAGCAGGTCCCCTCCAGCAGGGGGCTGGACGCCTTCACGCGAGAGGTCTCTGAGGTCGGGGCCGGTGCAGCGGAGCTGGAAGAGCGTTCCAGGCACGGGCAGCTCGGTCCAGAGGGGAGCAGCCGGGACGCGGGCGTGGCTCATGGGCCCGACTCAGGGTTGAGGACAGAAGCCccctcagctcagcccagccgccgccgctgcccggCAGCTTGGCCGGGGCTGGGCTGCGGCCCTGCTTGCGGCCAGgacaagggaaggaaggaggccgACCTGGGCTCCCGGGCAGCAGCCGGCAAGCAGTCCCGCAGGCCTGGCCAGAGTTCTGCTGGTGGAGCGCCAGCGATGGGCCTGGCCACAGGAGGCCTTCTGActctggggcctggggagggggagttCGGGTGCCCGCTGCCCCTACCACGATGGAAGGGCCAGTGTACGCTGGAGGGGACACTGTCCACCACAGGGCTGTCGGGGGCGGGGCAGTGCTTCGCATCAGGTCCCGGAGAGGCTGAGGACTTGGGGGGTCCACGCAGCTGTCCTGACTGGTGTCCACACTGCTCCATGCCCTGTAGCTCCAAGGGAGGGCTTTGGGCCTCCAAGTAAGACCTCCCTGAGGAGAGGGTTCTGCCGCTGAGAAAGTTAGACCTTACAGCTGGCCAGGAAGTTGAGGGTTTGGCTGATGGGTGGGACCTGGGGGCCATCTCCCGCCCTTTGGAGGGGCTCTCGCTGGGGAAGGCAGTTTGATGGACAAAACCTTTGCAGGCAAGGGGTCTGTGGGGCCCTTTGCTCCAGCACAatccccctctcccttccctctgctcGCCCACTGGCCACCACCTCCTGGCCAACCTCCTCGGCCTGGCTGGCCTGCCCACTTCCTGTGTTGGTTTCCTGTGGCCACTGTAACCAATTACCAtgaacttggtggcttaaaacgaCAAAAATCAACTTTCTCACTGTTGGACCTGGCATCCTCGGGGCAGTGATTCACAGCCTCCAATCTAGTCTTTCCATAGCAGTGGAAAGGTGTCCCCAGAACCGCACTTCAGACCTGAGTGCGGCCAAGGCTGAGAGGCCTGTGTGCCGCCGCCCACCCGCGGGGCCTCCCCTGTGCTGAGCAGCAGCATCGCCGCTCGTGCTCAGGATGTGCTGCTTCCTGAGCTCGGTCCTCACCGCGGCCTGGGAAGCAGGTGCCGTGCCGTTGGAGCCCTACCCCCTGGATGGGAAAACGGAGGCGCAGGGAGGCACTGAGGTTCCCccggccctccccacccccaccgcctgcATCCTGAGCCCCCACTCACTGCGTGTCTGGGCCTGCTCTGAGCCAGCCTGAGCAgaggggctgggccctgggcaggaggggcctcgCCCAGCCGCTGCCCCCTTGCCTTCGGGCAGCACGGGGAGGACACTCTGTCTGGGCTGGAGGTGCAGACTAGGAGAGGTTAACATCTTCTGGCTGGAGCCCCTGTGGCTCCCTGGGTGACCACTATCACCCGCATTACCCCTGAGAGCACTGGGACTCAGAGATGGGACGCGACTAGAAGTGACTTGTCCTGGGTCCCCCTCTACtgagaggaaaatggagagagCCCAGAGCTAGCTCCtctgccaccccccacccaggATGTTTGTTGGACTCTGGGAAGTGGCCCTCCTTCCCTGGGAAGACAGGGGGTCACTGTCTGGGTCCCCCTTCCCCACCTTGGTGGCCATCACCTTTCTGGGATTTCTGTCAGAGTTGAGGCTGCACCCTCCCAGCCCAGACCTCCCTCAGCTTTCACCCCGTGTGTCAAGCCCCTGGAGGACCGTGATGGGAAAGCATGGTGTCCAGCCAAGAGGAAGGGGGGCAGGAAGCACCGGCTGGTGGAGCCCTGCCAGGCCTCCCTGGCGCCCAGCCTACGGGTTCAGACAGGCAGAGGCGGGTGCGCAAGGGGACCATCCACTCTAGTGTCTGCGACATCCCAGCCCACGCCCTTGCTCACTGGCTCTCCTGTCTTCCCAGCTGGTTCATGGGACGGCGGCCCGAGTACACAGACCCCAAGGTGGTGGCTCAGGGGGAAGGCCGGGAAGGTAAAGTCTGAGCGCCCCTTCCCCCTACCCCCAGGGGGCAGGCTGTAcctgggagggggcagtgggCCCCGAGTCAGACGGGTGAAGGCTGGGGACCCGCCAGCACACGATGCGCAGAGGGTTGGCCTCGTCCGCCTGTCCCCACCGCAGCCCCTTCGCCTCCCAGTGAGGAGCACGGGCCAGCCACCCCCACTTGGCAGGAGAGAACATGGAGGCTGCAGGTTCCCAAAGCAGCCTGGCTGAGTCTCCGCCCTTCTGTCCTCAGTGACCCGCGTCCGCTCCCAGGGCTTCGTCACCCTCCTCTTCAACGTGGTGACCAAGGACATGAGAAAGCTGGGCTATGACACCGGGCCTCCAGACACACAGGGGGTCTCGGGGCACAGCCCGCCCCAGGGCCTCCCCACCTGAAGTCATCGGCCCCCCACTGCCCACTGGGATGGCTGTGTGGTCGCACAGGCCTACGATCATCTGCTTCAAGTGCAGCcgcggggtagagggtggagaGGGGAGTTTTATGTAATAAAGTGTCACCTTTTcacagagcccaggcctgggaccaCTCCTGCTCTCAGCACCACCCACATGAGCCTGGTCTTGCACTTGGGCCCAAGACAGGTGTGTTGCCCGCTGGTCGTGCCGGCTGTGCTGTGACCGCCAGCCTCCCTTGGCCGGAAGGGCAGCCGGTGCTGGGGGAGAGGCCCCCAGAGCTTTGTGGCAAGTGTCCCAGCAGCGGAGCCCACGACAGGCGCCCTATCTCCTCATGCCCCCACCCGCAGCTCAGGGGAGCCGCCCGCCTGGGACAGTGCCCAGCGCCCCCCCAGCAGGATGCCGAGGCCCCAGCCTTGCCACCACCCACCGCGGCCTCTTGCCAGGACTTGGCTTTAGCCCACTCCCCCTGCAAACCCCTGTGCCCCGTAGCTGTCACAGGGGCTCTGACCCCTGCACCTCCAG
This portion of the Vicugna pacos chromosome 16, VicPac4, whole genome shotgun sequence genome encodes:
- the B9D1 gene encoding B9 domain-containing protein 1 isoform X5, translated to MAAASPSVFLLMVNGQVESAQFPEHDDLYCKYCFVYGQDWAPTAGLEEGISQITSKSLDARRALVWNFPIDVTFKSTNPYGWPQIVLSVYGPDVFGNDVVRGYGAVHVPFSPGRHKRTVPMFVPESTSKLQKFTSWFMGRRPEYTDPKVVAQGEGREVTRVRSQGFVTLLFNVVTKDMRKLGYDTGPPDTQGVSGHSPPQGLPT
- the B9D1 gene encoding B9 domain-containing protein 1 isoform X1, giving the protein MTISTASTALCTARTGPPQRSEPFERWTLSLGETSTLQGSAQHMFGLRLPLDIPAELQGQQRVRATLLWSADMTSGRTRELGATLGGQGLEEGISQITSKSLDARRALVWNFPIDVTFKSTNPYGWPQIVLSVYGPDVFGNDVVRGYGAVHVPFSPGRTAVCENVCSRHKRTVPMFVPESTSKLQKFTSWFMGRRPEYTDPKVVAQGEGREVTRVRSQGFVTLLFNVVTKDMRKLGYDTGPPDTQGVSGHSPPQGLPT
- the B9D1 gene encoding B9 domain-containing protein 1 isoform X4, giving the protein MAAASPSVFLLMVNGQVESAQFPEHDDLYCKYCFVYGQDWAPTAGLEEGISQITSKSLDARRALVWNFPIDVTFKSTNPYGWPQIVLSVYGPDVFGNDVVRGYGAVHVPFSPGRTAVCENVCSRHKRTVPMFVPESTSKLQKFTSWFMGRRPEYTDPKVVAQGEGREVTRVRSQGFVTLLFNVVTKDMRKLGYDTGPPDTQGVSGHSPPQGLPT